CTCACCTACTATTTCCCGCAGAACAGGATCCTATGACTCCCAGGGTGGCTGAGTCCCTTGGCAGAAAGCCCATCTGCCTTTGATCTGGTGGAAGTCTGTCATGAGGCAGCTGGACCTCCACCTGGCTTCAGTCCTGGGAGCCCCACCACTCGGCATCCCACCCCAGCCATAAAGGCACCCTTCAGCCCAGGGGGAGGGTGGGTTCAAGGCCTGCACCCCCGAGGTGTCCAAACATACACCCTGTCAGAGGGGGGCTTTACCAAATACATCAAAGAAACCAGTCTGGAAAGTAGAAAGATTTAAATGGGGCACAGAACACTAAGGGACGTGACGGAGGAGGCCCGGTAGAAACCTGAAGCCCTTGGGGTGCTGTTGAGCCTGAGGACGGCTACATGAGCCACGGTCTCCCACTGACCGGGCGGCCCTCAGTCTTGGGTGGTGTACCTGTGGGTTTCAGGTACTTTTACTGAAATTAAATGACTGCCGTGTGCTGGCAAGTGTCCAGTCTCCTGCAAAGTCACCTTTCGTCAAGGAAAACTCGCAAACCACACGAGGGGCTGAGGAGCCCAGGCCTTTCCCTCTAATACCGCTGATCCTCTCCGGGCTGCGTGCTCCGCTACAGGAGATTAACACGCCAGGCAGCTGGCTCGCCAGCTGCAGGGCACTCCTGAGCCCGGGAGGGTGCGGTGAGGAGCAACGGGCAGAGCCTGGCGCCTGGCCTTCCCCCATGACACACCCAGAGTGGCACATGTTTTTGTTTGAGGTCTTTGGAGCATTGGAACTGGGCAGGAAAATGCCCAACTCAGTCTACTTTACTGATGTAAGAGAAATAATACTTCTGTTAAGATAAAACAGAATGCTCCAAAATTTTAGGAGACACCAATACGAACAAGGCAATTtgaggggtggagggagagggccGGAGAGAGGTAAACAAGCAGGACTGCATGGAGGGCCCCGTTTTGCTTCTGGCTCCCCCAACCCCGACTAGCACCCTCACCCACAGATCACTGTCAGCTGACAGCTGAACTTGACCCTCACCTCAACCCTAATCCCAAGCCCTAACCCCAATCCtgtccctaaccctaacccgaacACTCACCCTGACCTCCATCCCCCTGCTCCTCTAACCATTACCCAAACCCTAACCCTGAATGCTAAACCTCACTCTAAGCCCGGCCAGAGGCTCACCCTCACCTGAACTCTAAGCCTCACCCTCACTCTAACCATAACCTCTGACCCTCACCCACACCTGCGCCTCCCTGTTAGGACCAAGTCTGACTTTTGGGCCAGACGGGGAGTTAGACGAGGCAGAAAACCTGCTGGCAGACTGCCCCCTGGGCAGGACGGCCACTCCCACGTGCTCAAAGCGCTGGCAGAGGACAGGGTCCCTGAGGCAGGAGCTAAGGGGGCCCAAGAGGAACGAGACCACTGGAGCCACGTCCCGCCCCCCACTGAGGGTGCCTGCGCCCTGCGTGGATGGCCCGGGGCCCTCAGGCATGTCCTCCACGGCTCACCGGCCCTGCTCTGCTCCGTTTCCAAGGCCGGCCACGTTCTGAACTCTCGTCAGCAGAGCCTTCACACAAAGACTCGCTTCCCACAAAGCGGGGCTGCAAGACCTGTCTGCCTGAGTTCCTGTGGGCTGACTGACATGGTTATCGCCCTGGAAGCTTATAGGACGCCTTGTGTCCTTCGTTATCATGTCCACCTTGAACATATTAATGCCTTGGAGCATAACAAGTTAAATACTATCTCTTCTTTTTCAACCCTTTGTATCAAAGACTAAAAAATCACCTGAAAGTGCCCTCTTTCACTTCTTATTCACATGACCCTTTTGCTCCTCTTCCAGTAGGTCAAGCTGCTCTTTCCTGGCATGTGCTGAACAGGCTCACTTGCTAATATTCTCTTTCCCCTTACGGGGCTGCATTTCCTTCAtctccaggagagaaaggccCGGACCTGCGCTGCCCAGGACGGGAGCACCAGCACCTGGCGGGGGCACAATGGCATCAGGTGTAGGCAGACGTGGCCCTCCGGACGGCCTGGACTGTCGCGGCCCCGTGAATGCCGATACCCTGCGGGCCGCGGTCCCAGAGAACCTCTTCAGTGTCCCCTCTCTGGCTCTGCTTTCTCCATCGGAGACGCTCAGTTCGCTCCCTGGTCTGTGTAAGGACACGTCCTCCACGGCACAGAGGCCGCGCCACGCACGGAtttcttgcttttggatgtgacATGGTTTGCGGTTTGTATACTTTCTGTTTAATTTCTGAAATTCTGACAGTACCCAGCATCTTACTGGTTGTCTGGTCCAGGGTCTTTATAAAATGGTCTATTGGGACCTTTTATTAAGTTTCAACTGACATTTCTGAGCCCATATTCCTAAGAACAGAATTCACCCATCGTATGGTCCCACCAGCACTGTGTGTCCACCTCAGCCCTGACCAGGGTGTGCAGGCCTGCCTGTTCTTAGGGTCCTCAATCAGTGTCAAGGACACTATTTTTCCAGCCATCCTACAGGTTTCCCCACTCACCTCAAAGAGCAACTACCGTTTGCTTCAGTGACCATCAGGAAATTCCTTACCAAAGAAAGCAGAGCTTTCCCCTCCATACAGAAGGTAGGACAAAAACCCGACTCCTAAGTCTCGATGCAGCGAAACAGCACGAGTCACCCATTAAAAGATCTTCTATACTGCCTGTAACTCTGCTTGTCTAAGAAATCACGCACCAAGTCCTTATTCCAACCTTCCCGTCCGTGACTGACTGCCCTGGGCGCCTCTCCAGACCTCTGAGCGGCTCCGCGGGCAGCAGCTGGCGCGTgcgaggggaggggaggaggcggcCGCCTGACAGGTGACCTATGCGGGGGCCGGGCACGGGCGGCAGGTGGAGGTGGCGGGAGCCGCGGCTTCCTTACGTTTGGGTGAGAGCCCTCGGCAATGGTGGAGAGGGAGAAGTCATCGTTGTGGGGCTCCGACGGGGTCCGGAATTTGCTGGTTAGGGTGGAAGACAGAAGATGATATGTAAGTGAAATGATCATGGCAGAATCCGACAGAAGTCTCACGGGTCAAATACAGAGTTCATCAAATGGCACGGACTGTAATAAGAGGCATCATTATTTGAAATATGACCAAGAAAAACACTTCTACCATTTAAACCATGATCTAATACTTTCTTATCTAGAGTTCTCACTACATACTTGAAGTACCCCACGTAGACTTTAGCTAGAGAACTGACAACAATATCAAAAGCTATGGCCTGAGAATCACAACTACCCCAGAGCTGCCATCTGGCCAACAGTGATTTCAATGTGCCAGTGGCTGAAAGACAGTCTGATTTCCGACACGTCGGTATGTGAAAGGAAGCATCTCTCAGAGTCAGTGAGTGGCAGCAGTGTCTGCAGTGCATCGGACAGTACGGAGCAGCGACAGGCTCGGGGAGGGGGGTGTGCACAGGCAGACAAAGGTGATGGCACGGGCTGCATGCCGCGGAGCACAGTCCCCCGGGGAGGGCACTGGGTGGGCGCTCTCCCCGAGGTGGCTCCCACCCCCACTGCACCTGCTCCTTGCCTCCCAGCCTCGTCTGCAGTGGCCCTGCCAGTTGGTCCCCCCgccttccctgcccccaacacacacaccctcagTGTGGGCTGAGCAGCCAGGGGTCCTGGCTTCTGATCACACGCATGGGTAACGCCCGCCTCAGTGCACAGGCACAATGGAGAGGCCCTCCCAGCCCCACACCCATCTGCTACAGGCTGCAGAGAGCTGCTGGCATCTGCTGGGTTTACTCAGCAAAGCAGCAACAGATGGCGTTTTGTCCTTTTCCCAGGACCCAGGGCAAGTCCACAGGAAGTCTCAGGGTCAGGGGGAGGGGATGAAGAGGCGACAGGTTgaaagggagggaggtgggaagcTGGGCATAAATTGTTTCTTGGGCCCCGAGGAAGCTGATCTCCAATCTCCCTTGTGACCCGTGATACCTCAGAAGGTTCTTTACTTCACTTAGTGACCAGAGTGTGTAAGGTCACATTTGTGTGCCCAAGGCTTAAAGGATAAGTGCGTGTTGATTCTCACACGCACACAGCCGTCACTCTGCTGAAAGAGGAGCTGAAGTAAGACTGCATCCGCACGTGGCTCCTAAGATCCGCAGTAGAGGCAGGTCAGCCCAGGCAGGCCCTTCCACCCGCCAAATTCTACTGAGGAGAGTTAAGACTTTCCGTAAGTTCCTTGCACTTGTGTGCAGACCAAGAGTCACCGGGTTCTGAAGGGCAGTGAGCTGCAGCCCTGCACCCTTTCTCCTCAGCCCTCACTGAGAAGAGCTGGAGTGACAGCAGCTTTGAGGCTAAGAGTCACTTCGCGCTGCTCTGCGAGCAAAATCCTCGCTCTGGCCAACTGGCTGTCAAAGACGGGGCAGCAGGTGCAGTTGGGGTTGGGGACTGAACACAGGAACCCCCCTTGGGGACCGCGGCCGGGCGCTGCTGTGGACTGGCTGCCTTTTCTCTCTGCACCTCTACCCTGGGTGGGGGTGTTCGGGGTGGGGCTGGACAGCTGCAGTGTGCCCCAGGGACTCAGTCTCTGCTGCAGTTCCAGCACATTCTGTTTGGGAATGGGTAAGCCTGGGGACTCTGGGGCCTGAAAAACACATCTAGGGTTGGAAAGCAGGTGCCAGAAACCAAGGGAACACCCCTGGATGAGACAGAGGGCACCCCGCAGGCACGGGATGGGGCTGCTGCGCACACTCACTTGGCCCTGCGCAGCTTGGTATTCTCCGTCCTGAGCAGATAGAGCTTCTTGGCGAAGAACACGGTCATCATGAAAAGCAGCAGCAGTACGAGGGCGGCTGAGCCCACGGCCACGCACATCACCTGGAAGTCGGTGATGATGGACTCGCAGCGCATCCCCTTGTGCCAGATGTAGTCCTGGGTGTTGCACCTGCGGCAGCGACAGGGCGAGACTGCCATGAGGGGCAGGCGCTGTGGCCGTGGCCTGGCGCTGAGCCCGCGCGTACCCCGGCAGCGTATTCCTAGGACCGCTCGAGGAGCCCGGCTGCCCCCAGTCTGTGCAGACCTCAGAGCTGACCCCTGCCCTGTCTTGTCTTTCTAGCCATGCCCTGACATGGGCCAGGCAGCCCTGAGGTCCACGCCTACAGGAGGCAGTCAGGATGCAGAAAAGTGGGGGCGCTGGCCATCCCTGTGACTGAGTGAGCTCGGAGGAAAGGGGACCCTGGTCTCCACCTCACAGCTCAGTGAGGCCAGCCACACGATTCTCAGGGACCCCACCGTGGGCTCCGGCTGAAGGAAAAGATGAACAAGGACACCAAGCAGTGGTATCCGCCCTGCGCGCGAAAGCCCGTCTTACCCTGCATTCCCCCCATTCACATGGCCGGGCGGACAGTGGAAATAAGGACAGGCAAAGACAAGGACGGACGCACGTTCCTGTATCTCTGCAGCCCCAAGTCCCGCCCCTAAAGCTTCCTGAAAGCATAGTGAGAATCGGCCCTCGGGGTGGGTGTCAGGCCTTTGGTTGGGTGACTTTCTCATGCCCTTGGGGACATTCCCAAGCTCCAACTCTTCCAATGACATTGCTGTTTCCATGGGAACCAGGCTGCTTCTAAAAGGAAAGATGCGGAAGGAtacagaggcaggcagaggcGGGAGGACGCGGGCCTCAGGGCGCAGGACAGAGAAGGAACGGGGAAATCACGCGTCAGAGGACGGGCTGCCGCACACCCAGGAGGGAGGGGCGGCGAGGCGGGGCTGGCAGCCAGTCGCGGGGGGTCATCTGTTCGAGGACGGTGGGAAAAGAGGATCCCTCCGACCAACTCCAGAGAGGTCGGCCACAGCGCTGCCCACCCCGCAGTGGGTCAGGGTGGCAGAGGCCAAAGCAGTGGTGCTGCGGTCAGCAGCTGGGCCGGTGGCCTCGGGTGAGCGGAACGGGGGTCAGCTTCCGAGCCGTGGCCGCCTGGGCGCACACAGCCGGGGGGGGGGAAGCCCGTCCGGGAGGACCAGGAGGGCGCCTGGGATGGAAGCTCTTCTGAGGCGGGGCCCGCCGGTGGACCCGAGGCCAGCACAGCCGCGCGGCTCGGTGAGGACGGGCTCCTGCTCTTCCACTAAGGAAGCCCTGGGGGCTCCAGGAGATCCGGGGACCTCGTCTAGCTCCCCAGCGGCGGCAAGGACTCTGAATTTCATACCCTGACGGGGAGCCTACTGTGAAGGTGAAGTCTCAGGAGGAAAGATAACAATTTTGCACAGAGATTTCGTAAGACCCAGGCTAAAATAACCCTGTAGCTCCCCAAGCAAAGTTTGAGGAACAAAATCACAGGGTGTCCCCATATTTTTGGTAGCCCTTCACCAACTGGCAAGGCCTTGTTGCCATAAATTCCTGATCACAGTTCTTCCTTCTGGCAATGCCTGGACACCTCCGGTGAGAACTGTGTGGACATGTCTTACGTGGGTGACCCTGCTGTCGTGATCATTTATAGGAGCTTCAGAGGAAGGGACTGGAACGCAAATGCTAAGGCCGAAGGCACAGCATCCATGCTTGCTTTCTACGTTATTTTATTAGAACAGAAAGACCTACAACATTTGAATTCTTCACCTCTCTCCAAAAAGACcaacaaaagaaacaagaaagagacagagacacgcTCCTGGGACCCAGGGACACAAGTTCCAGGGGAACCCGAGGCTCCCCCTTGTTGGTCCTTTTAGGGTGGAGACAAACATACCAGCCAGATCGCCCCTGACTGTTGATGCCCCAGGAGAGGCAGGCGAGCCGCCCAGCAGGCTCACCACATCGAGGGCAGGTGCACTACTGATGGGGCTGGGATGGTGGCTGCGGTGTCCATAAGGACACTCAGCTCTGTGTCTTTAAGACATCCTAGACTGGGCATCccaaggaaggcaggaaggcagaagGGGCAGGTCAGTACCCAGAGCTGAGAAACCCTGCCCCACCTGTTGTGCCAGAGCCCCTTGAGCTCCCCTCCCTGCGCAGCTGCTCTCCGGATCTGCTCCCCTGGCAAGGTCCTCCCCGGCCTTCCGTGCCCTGCAGAGGACACGCCCTCCCCGGCCACACAGGGCTCAGAGCCACTCTCGCAGCTACCGTCCTTCGGAGCGGGTTTCCCAGCCCGCTCTCCGTGCCAGCACAGCCAGAGCTCCCCGGCCGAGACCCCTGGGGGTGGCAAAGGCCCCTCTCCAAAGGCCGCAGCAAGTGCCCTCGTCGGCCTTTCAGTTCGGCGCTTTGGTCACGGGCCTGGCGCCTAGAGGGGGCGCACagtcccacttctgaggggcccCCGCTAGCGATGTGGTCACAAGAGTCTGCTGGGGACGCACCTGCAGGAGGCCCGGAGGGGCCCCGCGCGCACCCCGCCTGCGCCCCTCTCGGCCGAGCCCCCCCCACTCCCTCGTCAGGTCTCCCCGGGCGCCGGTGCCCCTGCCCACCACGGGCCGCACCTGCAGAAGGCCCCGACGTGCTCCACCAGGTAGCACTGGCCGCCGTTGTGGCAGTAGCTCGGGAAGAGGTCGCACAGCGAGCGGCAGGAGCCGTTGTGGCGCACGAAGCCGCTGCGGCACTCGGTGCCGTTCTCGCCGGCGGCCGGCTCTGCGGGGCGCTGCGGAGGGACGGGGCGCCACCGGCCGGCGGGCTCCCCAGGGTCGCCGTGCCCGTCGgggcccccgccccccgccacGTGCCGGCCCGCGTCGCCGCCCTCCTCCTCCAGGTCGTCGTAGAAGGACGTGGTGGGGTAGAAGTCGGACTCGTCGAAGGGGGTGAAGTCGTCGTACAGGTCCAGCAGGCTCCACGACGGCGCCTCGGCCCCCGCGTCGGGGAGGGGCTCCGCGGCCTCCGGCGGCCCCGGGAGGCCCCCGCCATCCAGTCCTTCGAGGTAGTCGAGGGCCAGGACCTCGGGCGCGGGGCGGGGCTCCGGGGGCGCCGAGGCGGCGGGCGGCACCGCGGACGGCCCAGGGGCCTCGACGGGCGCCGGGCGCGTGGCCGCGAGGGCCTGGGGGTCGCCGCTGCCCGCCTCCGCGGCCCCTGCGCCCGTGCCCGGGCCGTCGGCGTCCGGCCGCGCCCCGGGACCCACCACCGCGCGCTGCTCGCCGCCCTGCGAGGCCCTCGAGGCCTCGGCCTCCCCCGCGGCCCGGCCGGCCTCCGTCCGAGTGCTGTTGGCCCGCGGCTCCCGCGCCGCGACGCTCCTCACGGCCTCGCCCGCCCCGGGCGCTGTGGGCGAGACGGAGCGCGGGCGTCAGGGCGGCGCAGCCCGGCCCCGCCCCCATCGGGTCGCCTTCGTCTCAAGGGTCCCGCCCCGAACTAGCGACCTCAGGCGCCCGCAGCACCCCCAGGCCTCTCCCGACACCCAGGCCCCAGCTCCTCAAGGCGCCCCCAGCTCCCTCAGGCCCTCCTGCACCGGCCGCTCCCGCTTTACCCGTAGACCGCCCGGCCCCCCTCAGGCACCCCCACCACCCTCAGGTCCAACCACCCTCGAGACCCCATCACCCCAAAACCCCTCACCTCTAGGCCCCCATCAGCCGCGGGTCCGCACTGAACTCCCAACCTTAGGAGCACCGCCGTCACCGCTAAGCCCCGCCCTCCAGGCCCCGCCCACTCACCCTCCACCACCAGGCCCCGCCCACCAGGGGAACCCTGCCCTGGGGCCCTCCTTCATCTCCAGGCTTCCCACCACCGGCACGAGCCGCCCTGAACTCGCGCCCTTAGGACCACCGTCACCCCCAGCTCCCCCACCACCCTCAGGATCCCTACCACTTCCAGGCCCCGCCCACCCGGGCCCAGCCCCACCACCAGCCCCCATTCCCTGAGGCCCGCCATCGCCTCCAGACCTCCCATCACCTGCAGGTCCCGCCCTAAACTCGCGCCCTGAAGACACCCATCATCCCTCGAACCCCCGCCATCCTCCGGGTCCCCATTACTTCCAGGCCCCGCCCACTCAACCTCTCCTCCGGCAGGCCCCGCCCCCAGACCCCCAACAACTCCAGGCCCCGCCCCTAGGCCCCTCCCCCAGCCGGCACCTGCTTCCGCAGCCCCGGGGCCCGGGCGCCCCCCACAGCGGCCTCCCGAGGCCTGCACCTTCTGGCGCGTCCCCTCCCCGGCCCCGGCCGCAGCCCGCCGACGCCGCCGGCACCGAGGCCCGCGGGACCCCGGCCGCGGCGAGGCGGTCAGTACCTACCCGGCGCAGCTCCCGCGGCGAGCACCAGCGCGGCCCCCAGAAGCAGCAGCGCCGGCGGCGGCCCGCGGCCTGAGCCCCCGGCCCCCGCTCGGCCCATGGCGCGGCGCCCCGGCCGCCGGCCGCGGTCTGCACGGCTGGCTGCGCCCTCGGCCCGCGCTGCGGCCGAGTCAGCCCGCCACCGGCAGTGCGGGCAGCCGCATGCCGCCGCCTCGCGCCCGCCGCCCCCCGCCCCGCTCTCCGCTCCGCCccgcgccgccccgccccgcgcgctgACGCCGGCCGGCCGGCGAGGGGCGCGCGGACTCGCCCTCGGGGGCGCAGACCTGGGGCGCGAGGGCCCGGCTGCGAGGGGTGCGGGCGCGGCGCGCGGACCCGCCCTCGGGGGCCGCCGCGGCAGGTGCAGCGCGGGAGGGGCGGCGGCGGCTCTGATCCGCTCGGAGCTAATCCGCGCTGCGGCAACGCCTCCCTTCCGGCGCCCGCGGCGGCCCACGTGCCCTGGGTCCCCGCAGCGCAACGGTCCCTCGTCCGCGCCCGGGGGCACCCCGCCCTCCCGCGCGCGTCCCCGGCCCGCTGGCGAGTCGCGGCGCGGCACGCACGTTGCCACCGAAGCGCCTGTCTACGGCCTGATCTGTTACTGGCCCGCATGGCCGCACCGGGGGCCGCAGCCCCAGGAGACGC
The DNA window shown above is from Manis javanica isolate MJ-LG chromosome 3, MJ_LKY, whole genome shotgun sequence and carries:
- the CSPG5 gene encoding chondroitin sulfate proteoglycan 5, producing the protein MGRAGAGGSGRGPPPALLLLGAALVLAAGAAPAPGAGEAVRSVAAREPRANSTRTEAGRAAGEAEASRASQGGEQRAVVGPGARPDADGPGTGAGAAEAGSGDPQALAATRPAPVEAPGPSAVPPAASAPPEPRPAPEVLALDYLEGLDGGGLPGPPEAAEPLPDAGAEAPSWSLLDLYDDFTPFDESDFYPTTSFYDDLEEEGGDAGRHVAGGGGPDGHGDPGEPAGRWRPVPPQRPAEPAAGENGTECRSGFVRHNGSCRSLCDLFPSYCHNGGQCYLVEHVGAFCRCNTQDYIWHKGMRCESIITDFQVMCVAVGSAALVLLLLFMMTVFFAKKLYLLRTENTKLRRANKFRTPSEPHNDDFSLSTIAEGSHPNDDPSALHKVQETLKSCLKEEESYNIQNSVPPKLEGGKGDQADLEVNCLQNDFT